From Pseudorca crassidens isolate mPseCra1 chromosome 15, mPseCra1.hap1, whole genome shotgun sequence, one genomic window encodes:
- the AP5Z1 gene encoding AP-5 complex subunit zeta-1 isoform X2 yields MHHGTLHGTRPGSRRCCGLFSRSRQRAERQGSSPGGGGSGSSRRRMFTTGAESLLRQARAGPQPESRPVTAQGVVSRSLVAGLPTLSSLFRELRDEELGRLCARVCALLREEDWGPDAPDALRRLFLIVSATKYNRRLERPCLALLQTTLCSPTCPEQLQLLCAAVLREMSPCDSLSLSCDHIQNTRQLGLVASVLLAQGDQQQVRSLAQRVLKVLESRQPEGPSLRHLLPIVSKVTSLAPDALREEQTRALSKRLGDWLRYASVQQAVTHSSGGFFSTPRARQVRLGHSELRVPRLPQPAWPAGRHPLLLPGSRTSALSSLHSGMRGCLGSQPPSLWRALWVEARNTRAGTVFDRGLRFQLKCLRSRTLGGGGVPVVPEEHGRPGRWLAPHAACSWPFPGPAAPADLPCLLQLGPVTEVDGAVATDFFTVLSTGQRFTEDQWLNVQAFSMLRAWLLDSGPGGSSAPDADDKSELEGSTLSVLSAASTAGHLLPPQQWLREKAFEYCQRLLEQSNRRALKKADSDLQKACLVEAVLVLDVLCQQDPSFLYRTLSCLKPLHTRLRGDPAWVRALLPVAQFFLHHGEAAAVDAEAVYQHLFTRIPAEHFHSPMLAFEFVQFCRDSLPLFGRNLGILRTSFPNLFKFLAWNSPPLTSDFVALLPSLVDAGTAVEMLHLLLDLPCLTAALDLQLRSLQAASERPPWDVSIRAPGCLEALRDSQVQGLFQHLLRAHASGTVERLTPLYRLLQPLAGCARVVQCAEAVPTLLRAFFSAVTQFVDGALASQLALLLLERSDSLYQVPGYEAGVHRVLSSQFPALCKLHPPLVVEQAKELLEFVGGPRSGGHVLTSVVWAIGEYLSVSWDRRCTVEQINNFFEALEALLFEVTQSRPSTTLPKCPPQVITVLMTTLTKLASRSQDLIPRVSLLLSKMRTLAQSPATGSTPGEEGVGAIHTRATELLNLLKMPSVAQFVFTPSVEVSEPRYHRDTNTALPLVLRTVSRLVEREAGLLPG; encoded by the exons GGCCGGTCCCCAGCCCGAGAGCCGTCCTGTCACAGCTCAGGGCGTCGTTTCCAGGTCCCTCGTCGCCGGGTTGCCGACGCTGTCGTCTTTGTTTAGGGAGCTCCGGGACGAGGAGCTGGGGAGGCTCTGTGCCCGGGTCTGTGCGCTACTGCGAGAGGAGGACTGGGGTCCCGACGCCCCGGACGCCCTGCGGAGGCTCTTCCTCATCGTCTCGGCCACGAAATACAACAGGAG gctggAGAGGCCTTGCCTGGCACTGCTGCAGACCACCCTCTGCTCGCCTACCTGCCCCGAGCAGCTCCAGCTGCTCTGCGCCGCTGTCCTGAGAGAGATGTCGCCCTGCGACAGCCTGAGCCTCTCCTGCGACCACATCCAGAACACGCGGCAGCTGGGCCTCGtggcctctgtgctcttggcccaG GGTGACCAACAGCAGGTCAGGAGCTTGGCCCAGCGCGTCCTCAAGGTCCTGGAGAGCCGGCAGCCCGAGGGGCCCAGCCTGAGGCACCTCCTCCCTATCGTGTCCAAGGTCACCAGCCTGGCCCCGGACGCCCTCCGTGAAG AGCAGACCAGGGCGCTCAGCAAGCGGCTGGGGGACTGGCTCCGCTACGCCAGCGTCCAGCAGGCGGTCACCCACTCCTCCGGGGGCTTCTTCTCCACGCCTAGAGCCCGGCAGGTGAGGCTGGGGCACTCGGAGCTCCGTGTCCCCAGGCTGCCTCAGCCGGCCTGGCCTGCAGGCCGTCACCCGCTCCTCCTTCCTGGTTCCAGAACGAGCGCACTCTCCTCGCTCCACTCGGGCATGCGGGGGTGCCTTGGGTCACAGCCCCCGAGCCTGTGGCGCGCTCTGTGGGTTGAGGCCCGGAACACGCGGGCAGGGACCGTATTTGACCGAGGGCTGCGTTTTCAGCTCAAGTGCCTGCGCTCACGCACcctgggtgggggcggggtgccCGTGGTCCCGGAGGAGCATGGACGGCCAGGGCGGTGGCTCGCGCCCCATGCCGCCTGTTCTTGGCCCTTCCCGGGCCCTGCAGCGCCGGCTGACCTTCCTTGCCTCCTGCAGCTGGGCCCTGTCACCGAGGTGGACGGGGCAGTGGCCACAGACTTCTTCACGGTGCTGTCCACGGGCCAGCGCTTCACGGAGGACCAGTGGCTGAACGTGCAGGCCTTCTCCATGCTGCGGGCCTGGCTGCTGGACAGCGGCCCTGGGGGCTCCAGCGCCCCGGACGCAG ACGACAAGTCGGAGCTGGAAGGCTCCACCCTGTCCGTGCTCTCGGCCGCCTCCACCGCCGGACACCTGCTGCCGCCCCAGCAATGGCTGCGGGAGAAGGCCTTCGAGTACTGCCAGCGCCTGCTGGAGCAGAGTAACCGGC gagCCCTGAAGAAGGCAGACTCAGACCTGCAGAAAGCA TGTCTGGTGGAGGCTGTGCTGGTGCTGGATGTGCTCTGCCAGCAGGACCCCTCCTTCCTGTACCGCACCCTCTCCTGCCTGAAGCCCCTGCACACGCGCCTGCGCGGGGACCCAGCCTGGGTGCGGGCGCTGCTGCCCGTCGCCCAGTTCTTCCTGCACCACG GGGAGGCCGCCGCAGTGGATGCGGAAGCCGTCTACCAGCACCTCTTCACCAGGATCCCCGCTGAACACTTCCACAGTCCGATGCTGGCCTTCGAGTTCGTCCAGTTCTGCAGGGACAGCCTGCCTCTGTTCGGCAGAAACCTTGGCATTCTCAGGACAAGCTTCCCCAACCTCTTCAAG TTCCTGGCCTGGAACAGCCCGCCCCTCACCTCTGACTTCGTGGCGCTGCTCCCATCGCTGGTTGACGCAGGGACGGCCGTGGAGATGCTCCACCTGCTGCTGGACCTGCCCTGTCTGACCGCAGCCTTGGACCTGCAGCTCAG GTCACTGCAGGCTGCATCTGAGAGGCCGCCCTGGGATGTCTCCATCAGGGCCCCCGGCTGCCTGGAGGCCCTCCGGGACTCGCAGGTCCAGGGTCTTTTCCAGCACCTGCTGCGTGCCCACGCCAGCGGGACCGTGGAGAG GTTGACGCCGCTCTACCGGCTGCTGCAGCCCCTGGCCGGCTGCGCCCGGGTGGTCCAGTGCGCTGAGGCCGTGCCCACCCTGCTCCGGGCGTTCTTCTCGGCGGTGACACAG tttGTTGACGGGGCCCTGGCCAGCCAGCTGGCACTGCTGCTCCTGGAACGAAGCGACTCGCTTTACCAGGTCCCAGGGTACGAAGCCGGTGTGCACAG GGTGCTGAGCTCCCAGTTCCCGGCCCTGTGCAAGCTGCATCCTCCACTGGTGGTCGAGCAGGCGAAGGAGCTGCTGGAGTTCGTGGGCGGCCCCCGCAGCGGCGGGCACGTGCTCACATCCGTG GTGTGGGCCATCGGCGAGTACCTGTCGGTGTCCTGGGACCGGCGCTGCACCGTGGAGCAGATCAACAACTTCTTCGAAGCCCTGGAGGCCCTGCTCTTTGAGGTCACCCAGTCGCGGCCCTCCACCACCCTCCCCAAGTGTCCTCCGCAGGTCATCACTGTGCTCATGACCACACTGACCAAGCTGGCCTCTCGGAGCCAAGACCTGATTCCCAG GGTCTCCCTGCTCCTGTCAAAGATGAGGACCTTGGCCCAGAGCCCAGCCACGGGCTCCACGCCCGGTGAGGAGGGCGTGGGAGCCATCCACACGCGGGCCACCGAGCTGCTGAACCTGCTGAAGATGCCCAGTGTGGCCCAGTTTGTGTTCACGCCCAGTGTGGAGGTGTCCGAGCCCCGCTATCACCGTGACACCAACACGGCCCTGCCCCTGGTCCTGCGTACGGTCAGCCGGCtggtggagagggaggcaggcCTCCTGCCGGGGTGA
- the AP5Z1 gene encoding AP-5 complex subunit zeta-1 isoform X5 produces the protein MHHGTLHGTRPGSRRCCGLFSRSRQRAERQGSSPGGGGSGSSRRRMFTTGAESLLRQARAGPQPESRPVTAQGVVSRSLVAGLPTLSSLFRELRDEELGRLCARVCALLREEDWGPDAPDALRRLFLIVSATKYNRRLERPCLALLQTTLCSPTCPEQLQLLCAAVLREMSPCDSLSLSCDHIQNTRQLGLVASVLLAQGDQQQVRSLAQRVLKVLESRQPEGPSLRHLLPIVSKVTSLAPDALREEQTRALSKRLGDWLRYASVQQAVTHSSGGFFSTPRARQVRLGHSELRVPRLPQPAWPAGRHPLLLPGSRTSALSSLHSGMRGCLGSQPPSLWRALWVEARNTRAGTVFDRGLRFQLKCLRSRTLGGGGVPVVPEEHGRPGRWLAPHAACSWPFPGPAAPADLPCLLQLGPVTEVDGAVATDFFTVLSTGQRFTEDQWLNVQAFSMLRAWLLDSGPGGSSAPDADDKSELEGSTLSVLSAASTAGHLLPPQQWLREKAFEYCQRLLEQSNRRALKKADSDLQKACLVEAVLVLDVLCQQDPSFLYRTLSCLKPLHTRLRGDPAWVRALLPVAQFFLHHGEAAAVDAEAVYQHLFTRIPAEHFHSPMLAFEFVQFCRDSLPLFGRNLGILRTSFPNLFKFLAWNSPPLTSDFVALLPSLVDAGTAVEMLHLLLDLPCLTAALDLQLRSLQAASERPPWDVSIRAPGCLEALRDSQVQGLFQHLLRAHASGTVESLLTGPWPASWHCCSWNEATRFTRSQGTKPVCTGGSLLAGFAPPAAPWPSPGRVH, from the exons GGCCGGTCCCCAGCCCGAGAGCCGTCCTGTCACAGCTCAGGGCGTCGTTTCCAGGTCCCTCGTCGCCGGGTTGCCGACGCTGTCGTCTTTGTTTAGGGAGCTCCGGGACGAGGAGCTGGGGAGGCTCTGTGCCCGGGTCTGTGCGCTACTGCGAGAGGAGGACTGGGGTCCCGACGCCCCGGACGCCCTGCGGAGGCTCTTCCTCATCGTCTCGGCCACGAAATACAACAGGAG gctggAGAGGCCTTGCCTGGCACTGCTGCAGACCACCCTCTGCTCGCCTACCTGCCCCGAGCAGCTCCAGCTGCTCTGCGCCGCTGTCCTGAGAGAGATGTCGCCCTGCGACAGCCTGAGCCTCTCCTGCGACCACATCCAGAACACGCGGCAGCTGGGCCTCGtggcctctgtgctcttggcccaG GGTGACCAACAGCAGGTCAGGAGCTTGGCCCAGCGCGTCCTCAAGGTCCTGGAGAGCCGGCAGCCCGAGGGGCCCAGCCTGAGGCACCTCCTCCCTATCGTGTCCAAGGTCACCAGCCTGGCCCCGGACGCCCTCCGTGAAG AGCAGACCAGGGCGCTCAGCAAGCGGCTGGGGGACTGGCTCCGCTACGCCAGCGTCCAGCAGGCGGTCACCCACTCCTCCGGGGGCTTCTTCTCCACGCCTAGAGCCCGGCAGGTGAGGCTGGGGCACTCGGAGCTCCGTGTCCCCAGGCTGCCTCAGCCGGCCTGGCCTGCAGGCCGTCACCCGCTCCTCCTTCCTGGTTCCAGAACGAGCGCACTCTCCTCGCTCCACTCGGGCATGCGGGGGTGCCTTGGGTCACAGCCCCCGAGCCTGTGGCGCGCTCTGTGGGTTGAGGCCCGGAACACGCGGGCAGGGACCGTATTTGACCGAGGGCTGCGTTTTCAGCTCAAGTGCCTGCGCTCACGCACcctgggtgggggcggggtgccCGTGGTCCCGGAGGAGCATGGACGGCCAGGGCGGTGGCTCGCGCCCCATGCCGCCTGTTCTTGGCCCTTCCCGGGCCCTGCAGCGCCGGCTGACCTTCCTTGCCTCCTGCAGCTGGGCCCTGTCACCGAGGTGGACGGGGCAGTGGCCACAGACTTCTTCACGGTGCTGTCCACGGGCCAGCGCTTCACGGAGGACCAGTGGCTGAACGTGCAGGCCTTCTCCATGCTGCGGGCCTGGCTGCTGGACAGCGGCCCTGGGGGCTCCAGCGCCCCGGACGCAG ACGACAAGTCGGAGCTGGAAGGCTCCACCCTGTCCGTGCTCTCGGCCGCCTCCACCGCCGGACACCTGCTGCCGCCCCAGCAATGGCTGCGGGAGAAGGCCTTCGAGTACTGCCAGCGCCTGCTGGAGCAGAGTAACCGGC gagCCCTGAAGAAGGCAGACTCAGACCTGCAGAAAGCA TGTCTGGTGGAGGCTGTGCTGGTGCTGGATGTGCTCTGCCAGCAGGACCCCTCCTTCCTGTACCGCACCCTCTCCTGCCTGAAGCCCCTGCACACGCGCCTGCGCGGGGACCCAGCCTGGGTGCGGGCGCTGCTGCCCGTCGCCCAGTTCTTCCTGCACCACG GGGAGGCCGCCGCAGTGGATGCGGAAGCCGTCTACCAGCACCTCTTCACCAGGATCCCCGCTGAACACTTCCACAGTCCGATGCTGGCCTTCGAGTTCGTCCAGTTCTGCAGGGACAGCCTGCCTCTGTTCGGCAGAAACCTTGGCATTCTCAGGACAAGCTTCCCCAACCTCTTCAAG TTCCTGGCCTGGAACAGCCCGCCCCTCACCTCTGACTTCGTGGCGCTGCTCCCATCGCTGGTTGACGCAGGGACGGCCGTGGAGATGCTCCACCTGCTGCTGGACCTGCCCTGTCTGACCGCAGCCTTGGACCTGCAGCTCAG GTCACTGCAGGCTGCATCTGAGAGGCCGCCCTGGGATGTCTCCATCAGGGCCCCCGGCTGCCTGGAGGCCCTCCGGGACTCGCAGGTCCAGGGTCTTTTCCAGCACCTGCTGCGTGCCCACGCCAGCGGGACCGTGGAGAG tttGTTGACGGGGCCCTGGCCAGCCAGCTGGCACTGCTGCTCCTGGAACGAAGCGACTCGCTTTACCAGGTCCCAGGGTACGAAGCCGGTGTGCACAGGTGGGTCCCTCCTGGCGGGCTTCGCCCCTCCTGCGGCTCCATGGCCCAGCCCTGGACGGGTTCACTGA
- the AP5Z1 gene encoding AP-5 complex subunit zeta-1 isoform X4 yields MHHGTLHGTRPGSRRCCGLFSRSRQRAERQGSSPGGGGSGSSRRRMFTTGAESLLRQARAGPQPESRPVTAQGVVSRSLVAGLPTLSSLFRELRDEELGRLCARVCALLREEDWGPDAPDALRRLFLIVSATKYNRRLERPCLALLQTTLCSPTCPEQLQLLCAAVLREMSPCDSLSLSCDHIQNTRQLGLVASVLLAQGDQQQVRSLAQRVLKVLESRQPEGPSLRHLLPIVSKVTSLAPDALREEQTRALSKRLGDWLRYASVQQAVTHSSGGFFSTPRARQLGPVTEVDGAVATDFFTVLSTGQRFTEDQWLNVQAFSMLRAWLLDSGPGGSSAPDADDKSELEGSTLSVLSAASTAGHLLPPQQWLREKAFEYCQRLLEQSNRRALKKADSDLQKACLVEAVLVLDVLCQQDPSFLYRTLSCLKPLHTRLRGDPAWVRALLPVAQFFLHHGEAAAVDAEAVYQHLFTRIPAEHFHSPMLAFEFVQFCRDSLPLFGRNLGILRTSFPNLFKFLAWNSPPLTSDFVALLPSLVDAGTAVEMLHLLLDLPCLTAALDLQLRSLQAASERPPWDVSIRAPGCLEALRDSQVQGLFQHLLRAHASGTVERLTPLYRLLQPLAGCARVVQCAEAVPTLLRAFFSAVTQFVDGALASQLALLLLERSDSLYQVPGYEAGVHRVLSSQFPALCKLHPPLVVEQAKELLEFVGGPRSGGHVLTSVVWAIGEYLSVSWDRRCTVEQINNFFEALEALLFEVTQSRPSTTLPKCPPQVITVLMTTLTKLASRSQDLIPRVSLLLSKMRTLAQSPATGSTPGEEGVGAIHTRATELLNLLKMPSVAQFVFTPSVEVSEPRYHRDTNTALPLVLRTVSRLVEREAGLLPG; encoded by the exons GGCCGGTCCCCAGCCCGAGAGCCGTCCTGTCACAGCTCAGGGCGTCGTTTCCAGGTCCCTCGTCGCCGGGTTGCCGACGCTGTCGTCTTTGTTTAGGGAGCTCCGGGACGAGGAGCTGGGGAGGCTCTGTGCCCGGGTCTGTGCGCTACTGCGAGAGGAGGACTGGGGTCCCGACGCCCCGGACGCCCTGCGGAGGCTCTTCCTCATCGTCTCGGCCACGAAATACAACAGGAG gctggAGAGGCCTTGCCTGGCACTGCTGCAGACCACCCTCTGCTCGCCTACCTGCCCCGAGCAGCTCCAGCTGCTCTGCGCCGCTGTCCTGAGAGAGATGTCGCCCTGCGACAGCCTGAGCCTCTCCTGCGACCACATCCAGAACACGCGGCAGCTGGGCCTCGtggcctctgtgctcttggcccaG GGTGACCAACAGCAGGTCAGGAGCTTGGCCCAGCGCGTCCTCAAGGTCCTGGAGAGCCGGCAGCCCGAGGGGCCCAGCCTGAGGCACCTCCTCCCTATCGTGTCCAAGGTCACCAGCCTGGCCCCGGACGCCCTCCGTGAAG AGCAGACCAGGGCGCTCAGCAAGCGGCTGGGGGACTGGCTCCGCTACGCCAGCGTCCAGCAGGCGGTCACCCACTCCTCCGGGGGCTTCTTCTCCACGCCTAGAGCCCGGCAG CTGGGCCCTGTCACCGAGGTGGACGGGGCAGTGGCCACAGACTTCTTCACGGTGCTGTCCACGGGCCAGCGCTTCACGGAGGACCAGTGGCTGAACGTGCAGGCCTTCTCCATGCTGCGGGCCTGGCTGCTGGACAGCGGCCCTGGGGGCTCCAGCGCCCCGGACGCAG ACGACAAGTCGGAGCTGGAAGGCTCCACCCTGTCCGTGCTCTCGGCCGCCTCCACCGCCGGACACCTGCTGCCGCCCCAGCAATGGCTGCGGGAGAAGGCCTTCGAGTACTGCCAGCGCCTGCTGGAGCAGAGTAACCGGC gagCCCTGAAGAAGGCAGACTCAGACCTGCAGAAAGCA TGTCTGGTGGAGGCTGTGCTGGTGCTGGATGTGCTCTGCCAGCAGGACCCCTCCTTCCTGTACCGCACCCTCTCCTGCCTGAAGCCCCTGCACACGCGCCTGCGCGGGGACCCAGCCTGGGTGCGGGCGCTGCTGCCCGTCGCCCAGTTCTTCCTGCACCACG GGGAGGCCGCCGCAGTGGATGCGGAAGCCGTCTACCAGCACCTCTTCACCAGGATCCCCGCTGAACACTTCCACAGTCCGATGCTGGCCTTCGAGTTCGTCCAGTTCTGCAGGGACAGCCTGCCTCTGTTCGGCAGAAACCTTGGCATTCTCAGGACAAGCTTCCCCAACCTCTTCAAG TTCCTGGCCTGGAACAGCCCGCCCCTCACCTCTGACTTCGTGGCGCTGCTCCCATCGCTGGTTGACGCAGGGACGGCCGTGGAGATGCTCCACCTGCTGCTGGACCTGCCCTGTCTGACCGCAGCCTTGGACCTGCAGCTCAG GTCACTGCAGGCTGCATCTGAGAGGCCGCCCTGGGATGTCTCCATCAGGGCCCCCGGCTGCCTGGAGGCCCTCCGGGACTCGCAGGTCCAGGGTCTTTTCCAGCACCTGCTGCGTGCCCACGCCAGCGGGACCGTGGAGAG GTTGACGCCGCTCTACCGGCTGCTGCAGCCCCTGGCCGGCTGCGCCCGGGTGGTCCAGTGCGCTGAGGCCGTGCCCACCCTGCTCCGGGCGTTCTTCTCGGCGGTGACACAG tttGTTGACGGGGCCCTGGCCAGCCAGCTGGCACTGCTGCTCCTGGAACGAAGCGACTCGCTTTACCAGGTCCCAGGGTACGAAGCCGGTGTGCACAG GGTGCTGAGCTCCCAGTTCCCGGCCCTGTGCAAGCTGCATCCTCCACTGGTGGTCGAGCAGGCGAAGGAGCTGCTGGAGTTCGTGGGCGGCCCCCGCAGCGGCGGGCACGTGCTCACATCCGTG GTGTGGGCCATCGGCGAGTACCTGTCGGTGTCCTGGGACCGGCGCTGCACCGTGGAGCAGATCAACAACTTCTTCGAAGCCCTGGAGGCCCTGCTCTTTGAGGTCACCCAGTCGCGGCCCTCCACCACCCTCCCCAAGTGTCCTCCGCAGGTCATCACTGTGCTCATGACCACACTGACCAAGCTGGCCTCTCGGAGCCAAGACCTGATTCCCAG GGTCTCCCTGCTCCTGTCAAAGATGAGGACCTTGGCCCAGAGCCCAGCCACGGGCTCCACGCCCGGTGAGGAGGGCGTGGGAGCCATCCACACGCGGGCCACCGAGCTGCTGAACCTGCTGAAGATGCCCAGTGTGGCCCAGTTTGTGTTCACGCCCAGTGTGGAGGTGTCCGAGCCCCGCTATCACCGTGACACCAACACGGCCCTGCCCCTGGTCCTGCGTACGGTCAGCCGGCtggtggagagggaggcaggcCTCCTGCCGGGGTGA
- the AP5Z1 gene encoding AP-5 complex subunit zeta-1 isoform X3, which translates to MHHGTLHGTRPGSRRCCGLFSRSRQRAERQGSSPGGGGSGSSRRRMFTTGAESLLRQARAGPQPESRPVTAQGVVSRSLVAGLPTLSSLFRELRDEELGRLCARVCALLREEDWGPDAPDALRRLFLIVSATKYNRRLERPCLALLQTTLCSPTCPEQLQLLCAAVLREMSPCDSLSLSCDHIQNTRQLGLVASVLLAQGDQQQVRSLAQRVLKVLESRQPEGPSLRHLLPIVSKVTSLAPDALREEQTRALSKRLGDWLRYASVQQAVTHSSGGFFSTPRARQVRLGHSELRVPRLPQPAWPAGRHPLLLPGSRTSALSSLHSGMRGCLGSQPPSLWRALWVEARNTRAGTVFDRGLRFQLKCLRSRTLGGGGVPVVPEEHGRPGRWLAPHAACSWPFPGPAAPADLPCLLQLGPVTEVDGAVATDFFTVLSTGQRFTEDQWLNVQAFSMLRAWLLDSGPGGSSAPDADDKSELEGSTLSVLSAASTAGHLLPPQQWLREKAFEYCQRLLEQSNRRALKKADSDLQKACLVEAVLVLDVLCQQDPSFLYRTLSCLKPLHTRLRGDPAWVRALLPVAQFFLHHGEAAAVDAEAVYQHLFTRIPAEHFHSPMLAFEFVQFCRDSLPLFGRNLGILRTSFPNLFKFLAWNSPPLTSDFVALLPSLVDAGTAVEMLHLLLDLPCLTAALDLQLRSLQAASERPPWDVSIRAPGCLEALRDSQVQGLFQHLLRAHASGTVERLTPLYRLLQPLAGCARVVQCAEAVPTLLRAFFSAVTQFVDGALASQLALLLLERSDSLYQVPGYEAGVHRVLSSQFPALCKLHPPLVVEQAKELLEFVGGPRSGGHVLTSVVWAIGEYLSVSWDRRCTVEQINNFFEALEALLFEVTQSRPSTTLPKCPPQVITVLMTTLTKLASRSQDLIPRWRGLCQHCRLISPSQDHASWVLLAAGPSTTPLPA; encoded by the exons GGCCGGTCCCCAGCCCGAGAGCCGTCCTGTCACAGCTCAGGGCGTCGTTTCCAGGTCCCTCGTCGCCGGGTTGCCGACGCTGTCGTCTTTGTTTAGGGAGCTCCGGGACGAGGAGCTGGGGAGGCTCTGTGCCCGGGTCTGTGCGCTACTGCGAGAGGAGGACTGGGGTCCCGACGCCCCGGACGCCCTGCGGAGGCTCTTCCTCATCGTCTCGGCCACGAAATACAACAGGAG gctggAGAGGCCTTGCCTGGCACTGCTGCAGACCACCCTCTGCTCGCCTACCTGCCCCGAGCAGCTCCAGCTGCTCTGCGCCGCTGTCCTGAGAGAGATGTCGCCCTGCGACAGCCTGAGCCTCTCCTGCGACCACATCCAGAACACGCGGCAGCTGGGCCTCGtggcctctgtgctcttggcccaG GGTGACCAACAGCAGGTCAGGAGCTTGGCCCAGCGCGTCCTCAAGGTCCTGGAGAGCCGGCAGCCCGAGGGGCCCAGCCTGAGGCACCTCCTCCCTATCGTGTCCAAGGTCACCAGCCTGGCCCCGGACGCCCTCCGTGAAG AGCAGACCAGGGCGCTCAGCAAGCGGCTGGGGGACTGGCTCCGCTACGCCAGCGTCCAGCAGGCGGTCACCCACTCCTCCGGGGGCTTCTTCTCCACGCCTAGAGCCCGGCAGGTGAGGCTGGGGCACTCGGAGCTCCGTGTCCCCAGGCTGCCTCAGCCGGCCTGGCCTGCAGGCCGTCACCCGCTCCTCCTTCCTGGTTCCAGAACGAGCGCACTCTCCTCGCTCCACTCGGGCATGCGGGGGTGCCTTGGGTCACAGCCCCCGAGCCTGTGGCGCGCTCTGTGGGTTGAGGCCCGGAACACGCGGGCAGGGACCGTATTTGACCGAGGGCTGCGTTTTCAGCTCAAGTGCCTGCGCTCACGCACcctgggtgggggcggggtgccCGTGGTCCCGGAGGAGCATGGACGGCCAGGGCGGTGGCTCGCGCCCCATGCCGCCTGTTCTTGGCCCTTCCCGGGCCCTGCAGCGCCGGCTGACCTTCCTTGCCTCCTGCAGCTGGGCCCTGTCACCGAGGTGGACGGGGCAGTGGCCACAGACTTCTTCACGGTGCTGTCCACGGGCCAGCGCTTCACGGAGGACCAGTGGCTGAACGTGCAGGCCTTCTCCATGCTGCGGGCCTGGCTGCTGGACAGCGGCCCTGGGGGCTCCAGCGCCCCGGACGCAG ACGACAAGTCGGAGCTGGAAGGCTCCACCCTGTCCGTGCTCTCGGCCGCCTCCACCGCCGGACACCTGCTGCCGCCCCAGCAATGGCTGCGGGAGAAGGCCTTCGAGTACTGCCAGCGCCTGCTGGAGCAGAGTAACCGGC gagCCCTGAAGAAGGCAGACTCAGACCTGCAGAAAGCA TGTCTGGTGGAGGCTGTGCTGGTGCTGGATGTGCTCTGCCAGCAGGACCCCTCCTTCCTGTACCGCACCCTCTCCTGCCTGAAGCCCCTGCACACGCGCCTGCGCGGGGACCCAGCCTGGGTGCGGGCGCTGCTGCCCGTCGCCCAGTTCTTCCTGCACCACG GGGAGGCCGCCGCAGTGGATGCGGAAGCCGTCTACCAGCACCTCTTCACCAGGATCCCCGCTGAACACTTCCACAGTCCGATGCTGGCCTTCGAGTTCGTCCAGTTCTGCAGGGACAGCCTGCCTCTGTTCGGCAGAAACCTTGGCATTCTCAGGACAAGCTTCCCCAACCTCTTCAAG TTCCTGGCCTGGAACAGCCCGCCCCTCACCTCTGACTTCGTGGCGCTGCTCCCATCGCTGGTTGACGCAGGGACGGCCGTGGAGATGCTCCACCTGCTGCTGGACCTGCCCTGTCTGACCGCAGCCTTGGACCTGCAGCTCAG GTCACTGCAGGCTGCATCTGAGAGGCCGCCCTGGGATGTCTCCATCAGGGCCCCCGGCTGCCTGGAGGCCCTCCGGGACTCGCAGGTCCAGGGTCTTTTCCAGCACCTGCTGCGTGCCCACGCCAGCGGGACCGTGGAGAG GTTGACGCCGCTCTACCGGCTGCTGCAGCCCCTGGCCGGCTGCGCCCGGGTGGTCCAGTGCGCTGAGGCCGTGCCCACCCTGCTCCGGGCGTTCTTCTCGGCGGTGACACAG tttGTTGACGGGGCCCTGGCCAGCCAGCTGGCACTGCTGCTCCTGGAACGAAGCGACTCGCTTTACCAGGTCCCAGGGTACGAAGCCGGTGTGCACAG GGTGCTGAGCTCCCAGTTCCCGGCCCTGTGCAAGCTGCATCCTCCACTGGTGGTCGAGCAGGCGAAGGAGCTGCTGGAGTTCGTGGGCGGCCCCCGCAGCGGCGGGCACGTGCTCACATCCGTG GTGTGGGCCATCGGCGAGTACCTGTCGGTGTCCTGGGACCGGCGCTGCACCGTGGAGCAGATCAACAACTTCTTCGAAGCCCTGGAGGCCCTGCTCTTTGAGGTCACCCAGTCGCGGCCCTCCACCACCCTCCCCAAGTGTCCTCCGCAGGTCATCACTGTGCTCATGACCACACTGACCAAGCTGGCCTCTCGGAGCCAAGACCTGATTCCCAG GTGGCGTGGGCTGTGTCAGCACTGCCGCCTCATCTCTCCCAGCCAAGACCACGCTAGCTGGGTGCTCCTGGCAGCTGGTCCCTCCACGACACCCCTGCCCGCGTGA